In the genome of Oscarella lobularis chromosome 1, ooOscLobu1.1, whole genome shotgun sequence, one region contains:
- the LOC136199475 gene encoding very long chain fatty acid elongase 6-like, protein MELLSAIESFESRFNETNAQLYLRARWKRCFYASAIYVVAILVGRHYMKSRPGFDLRRTLFAWNLLLALFSAVGTYHVTVPFVTDVLTSGWSSAVCTLKFLEGREGLWSFIFGFSKLPELIDTLFIVLRKQRLIFLHWYHHMTVFCYCWWAYTSPHGQGRLFIAMNYCVHMVMYSYYATRAQGIVRLPRQVNVLITMMQIAQMCIGSWSLFDAAMRLRDGIPCAVEQKHVFWGSLMYTSYLVLFGNFFYQTYMKKKKSSPAEIKLADGKKKSAMFEIR, encoded by the exons ATGGAGTTGCTCTCCGCTATTGAGTCGTTCGAGTCGCGCTTCAACGAGACGAACGCTCAACTTTACCTGCGAGCGAGGTGGAAGCGCTGCTTCTACGCGAGCGCGAtctacgtcgtcgcaatCCTCGTCGGACGCCACTACATGAAGTCGCGTCCCGGCTTCGACCTGCGACGCACCCTATTCGCTTGGAATCTCCTTCTCGCGCTCTTCAGCGCCGTCGGAACCTACCACGTGACCGTTCCCTTTGTGACGGACGTCTTGACGTCCGGATGGTCGAGCGCCGTTTGCACGCTGAAATTCCTAGAG ggaCGCGAGGGACTTTGGAGCTTCATTTTCGGTTTCTCGAAACTGCCCGAACTCATCGACACGCTCTTTATTGTCCTTCGAAAGCAGCGGCTCATCTTCTTGCACTGGTATCATCACATGACCGTCTTCTGCTACTGCTGGTGGGCGTACACGTCGCCCCACGGGCAAGGTCGCCTATTCATCGCCATGAACTATTGCGTTCACATGGTCATGTATTCGTACTATGCGACTCGCGCCCAGGGCATCGTTCGACTGCCGCGACAGGTCAACGTTCTCATCACCATGATGCAGATCGCGCAGATGTGCATCGGCTCGTGGTCGCTCTTCGACGCGGCGATGCGTCTTCGAGACGGAATTCCGTGCGCCGTCGAGCAGAAGCACGTGTTTTGGGGATCGTTGATGTACACTAGCTATTTAGTTCTCTTCGGAAATTTCTTCTATCAGACTTacatgaagaagaagaagagttcTCCCGCGGAAATAAAACTGGCCgatggaaagaaaaagtcggCTATGTTTGAAATTAGGTGA